A DNA window from Leucoraja erinacea ecotype New England unplaced genomic scaffold, Leri_hhj_1 Leri_917S, whole genome shotgun sequence contains the following coding sequences:
- the LOC129695032 gene encoding 60S ribosomal protein L36a, producing the protein MVNVPKTRRTYCKKCRKHQPHKVTQYKKGKDSLYAQGKRRYDRKQSGYGGQTKPIFRKKAKTTKKIVLRLECVEPNCRSKRMLAIKRCKHFELGGDKKRKGQVIQF; encoded by the exons gttAATGTGCCGAAGACCCGCAGGACGTACTGCAAGAAATGCCGCAAGCACCAGCCGCATAAAGTGACCCAGTACAAGAAAGGAAAGGACTCGTTATACGCCCAGG GTAAGCGGCGTTACGACAGGAAGCAGAGTGGTTATGGTGGACAGACTAAACCTATTTTCCGTAAAAAG GCCAAGACGACCAAGAAGATCGTGCTGAGGCTGGAGTGTGTGGAGCCCAACTGCCGCTCTAAAAGGATGCTGGCCATCAAACGTTGCAAGCACTTTGAGCTGGGAGGAGACAAGAAGAGAAAG GGCCAAGTCATCCAGTTCTAA